The Leptospira sp. WS39.C2 genome contains a region encoding:
- a CDS encoding SH3 domain-containing protein gives MKKLFLVFLTSLLVFQCKKTPIIEVGQTVFISATTLNARKTPTIDGEKLGKVRLGDVVRVLERSETEMEIDGIKSFWYRVESPFVTGWVFGGYLSITKVETRDAIIGALQGNFVYCRLPDRLDCSNTFEFKGERFVYRGYDQYSGITEKLEGNYDVQSGRLVLDPKERLIRPSIFIVYPQNEEESTAYNNAYFGYTTSEQYLVSLSTYPAEGKKDLYFFMCNEKLLLSEAKQDPEEACKSSYAYSKSTL, from the coding sequence ATGAAGAAATTGTTCCTTGTATTTCTAACTTCCTTACTCGTATTCCAGTGTAAAAAAACACCGATCATTGAAGTGGGACAAACTGTGTTTATTTCTGCAACGACCCTCAACGCCAGAAAAACTCCTACAATAGATGGAGAAAAATTGGGAAAAGTTAGGTTAGGGGATGTGGTACGTGTTTTAGAACGATCTGAAACAGAGATGGAAATTGATGGAATTAAATCCTTTTGGTACCGCGTGGAATCTCCCTTTGTAACAGGTTGGGTTTTTGGTGGTTATCTATCCATTACGAAAGTGGAAACACGTGATGCCATCATTGGCGCATTACAAGGTAATTTTGTGTATTGCCGACTTCCAGATCGTTTGGATTGTTCGAATACTTTTGAATTCAAAGGGGAACGTTTTGTGTATCGTGGGTATGATCAATACTCAGGGATCACAGAAAAATTAGAAGGAAATTATGATGTTCAATCTGGTCGTTTGGTATTGGATCCAAAAGAGAGACTCATTCGGCCTTCCATTTTTATCGTCTACCCTCAGAATGAAGAAGAAAGTACAGCTTATAACAATGCCTATTTTGGATATACGACTTCTGAACAATATTTAGTATCTTTAAGCACATATCCTGCAGAAGGGAAAAAAGATTTGTACTTTTTTATGTGTAATGAAAAACTCCTTCTCTCAGAGGCAAAACAAGACCCTGAAGAAGCTTGTAAAAGTTCTTACGCTTACTCTAAATCTACTTTGTAA
- a CDS encoding glycosyltransferase family 87 protein — MFSTFRKFEIPLFLLGSVSFIIFLFLRSIEKGTFGIDYETFYLQTSAILKNLDLKEIKGSMLGLGLLPLSPPFSSVLLLPLGFFEFNTSKLIFGITNVLFFYFVLFLVRNKIENRKTFLLLALLSLPILETILVGQLGILLLVFLTIFFISIDQNDGLASLALAFAVSIKITPIVILLPLFFYKRRLFYLTILLIVIVQSITMFVVGSEYFFYYYWNLLPSTANQLGCQLFNQSFLSGFKCSMEMFGVVIDRKFYSGLSFLLFLIISFPIFKYRQKVRELDFFVINSFVLMLFLSLINSITWPNHLTYLILLYVFFQKEVSGDSFFGKFLVSSNFLAILFYNKQYFGNGFLDFWANKILGLIVFVFLIRLLFIRNKHTVPM, encoded by the coding sequence ATGTTTTCCACTTTCCGAAAATTCGAGATCCCTTTGTTTTTATTGGGTTCTGTTTCGTTTATTATTTTCTTATTTTTAAGATCAATTGAAAAAGGCACATTTGGAATTGATTACGAAACGTTTTATTTACAAACATCCGCAATCTTAAAAAATCTTGATTTGAAAGAGATTAAAGGTTCGATGTTAGGGTTAGGTTTGTTACCCCTTTCTCCACCGTTTAGTTCTGTTTTGTTATTACCTTTAGGTTTTTTTGAATTTAATACTTCAAAGTTAATTTTTGGAATAACGAATGTTTTGTTTTTTTATTTTGTTTTATTTTTGGTGAGAAACAAAATCGAAAATCGAAAAACATTTTTGTTATTAGCGTTATTATCTCTACCAATTTTGGAAACTATATTAGTGGGCCAACTTGGTATTTTATTACTAGTTTTCCTTACGATTTTTTTTATTTCCATCGATCAAAATGATGGTTTGGCTTCTCTGGCGCTTGCATTTGCAGTTTCGATCAAAATAACTCCTATTGTCATTCTATTACCTTTGTTTTTTTACAAAAGAAGACTATTTTACCTCACAATCCTTTTGATTGTGATTGTACAATCGATTACTATGTTTGTAGTTGGATCCGAATACTTTTTTTACTATTATTGGAATCTCCTTCCGTCGACAGCAAACCAATTAGGATGCCAGCTTTTTAATCAATCATTTTTATCTGGTTTTAAATGTTCGATGGAAATGTTTGGGGTAGTGATTGATAGAAAATTCTATTCTGGATTATCTTTTTTATTATTTTTGATCATTTCTTTTCCCATTTTTAAATATAGGCAAAAGGTTCGTGAATTGGATTTTTTTGTAATCAATTCGTTTGTGCTAATGTTGTTTCTAAGTTTAATAAATTCGATTACATGGCCGAACCATCTAACTTATTTGATTCTATTATATGTATTTTTTCAAAAAGAAGTAAGCGGAGATTCTTTTTTTGGAAAGTTTTTGGTTAGTTCAAATTTTTTGGCTATATTGTTTTATAACAAACAATACTTTGGAAATGGTTTCCTTGATTTTTGGGCAAATAAGATACTAGGGTTGATCGTTTTTGTTTTTTTGATACGCCTTTTATTCATCAGAAACAAACATACTGTGCCGATGTGA
- a CDS encoding YidB family protein: MSFFESLKAVAAQAVELVQNNPQVVSGIQKIIEENGGVSGIVQKFKEKGFSEAASSWVGTGDNVNIGADDVLKVLGNDSVKELANKVGLDTDATAGLVGNLLPLVIDKLSPDGKEPGGDIASQLSSLASLFTK; encoded by the coding sequence ATGAGTTTTTTTGAAAGTTTAAAAGCCGTCGCAGCTCAGGCAGTTGAGTTAGTCCAAAACAATCCCCAAGTAGTTTCTGGGATCCAAAAAATCATCGAGGAAAACGGTGGTGTGTCAGGAATAGTACAAAAATTCAAAGAAAAAGGGTTTTCGGAAGCTGCTTCTTCTTGGGTAGGAACCGGAGACAATGTGAACATTGGTGCAGATGATGTTCTTAAAGTTTTGGGAAATGATTCGGTCAAGGAACTTGCTAACAAAGTGGGGCTTGATACAGATGCCACAGCGGGACTAGTGGGAAATTTATTACCTCTTGTGATCGACAAACTTTCGCCTGATGGTAAAGAACCAGGTGGAGACATCGCTTCACAACTTTCCTCACTTGCTTCCCTTTTTACTAAATAA
- a CDS encoding FG-GAP-like repeat-containing protein, giving the protein MAINFLTQFLKPTLFAIGILLSFSHCWMNPLTHPPIECLMKLENFLCPDNDNLRKYSIGVYLYFLPESRVTISNLTNHSIVETGFVVGTAPTDVSFVNVGIDDAQPTKVPVINGTWRYALPAKAVTGSFWTYGSQHSIYAHIPFEKSNTILVRKGTNKDTDGDGYPDLIVSATRVNTDTGYVFVYKSNPSAKLLESTPSTSITDGVTSTYFGSQVSSGDFNGDGYADILVGSQAYAGITAFGGRVFLFYSSGTSGVLSKNLNLGGVADSILSGITNGGRLGSLIKGSDINHDGYDDAILASPWNDDVFIFYSQGSNGIPTQDTSTANLTYKPTANDNFGTYLSFGDLNGDGFIDLAVGAGTYSSNLGRIYLYISNFGTLPNQPQQYLIPNANEPSPGCGNLGGCRFGTSFVMDYFNSDQCIDIAVGGPGFNNNQGIVFVYHSTCDPLNPYPNPPVATLLGQPTTSCSGNSCQFGGNIASGDINGDGLVDLMVGATGASLGIGDVNVILNNSNIGIRNLNLSSSEFADSLFSGFATGSNFSQGLRFQDTNADGLQDIVISEPTTTNLVYTFHSIRGSLPANQNLNNSLVTSQTITPPPANGFGNSIAIWKTKAKDYMLAFSYRVKRYLGFI; this is encoded by the coding sequence ATGGCCATTAATTTTTTAACTCAATTTTTAAAACCTACCCTTTTTGCCATCGGTATTTTATTGTCTTTTTCCCATTGTTGGATGAATCCCCTTACCCACCCACCAATTGAATGTCTAATGAAGTTGGAAAACTTCCTTTGTCCTGATAATGACAATCTCAGAAAATATTCCATTGGGGTTTATTTGTATTTTTTACCTGAATCACGGGTGACCATATCTAACCTAACCAATCATTCTATTGTAGAAACAGGATTTGTGGTTGGAACAGCGCCAACTGACGTAAGTTTTGTGAATGTTGGTATCGATGATGCCCAACCTACTAAAGTCCCAGTCATCAATGGAACCTGGAGGTACGCATTGCCTGCCAAAGCAGTGACAGGCAGTTTTTGGACCTACGGAAGCCAACATTCAATTTATGCACACATCCCGTTTGAAAAATCCAATACAATCCTCGTTCGTAAAGGTACAAATAAAGATACCGATGGAGATGGGTATCCCGATTTGATAGTTTCGGCCACAAGAGTAAATACTGATACAGGATATGTATTTGTATACAAATCAAATCCAAGCGCAAAACTTTTAGAGTCAACTCCTAGCACATCAATAACTGATGGAGTCACATCAACATACTTTGGCAGTCAAGTGAGTTCTGGTGACTTTAATGGAGATGGCTATGCAGATATTCTGGTTGGAAGCCAAGCTTATGCTGGGATCACTGCTTTTGGAGGAAGAGTTTTTTTATTTTATAGCAGTGGAACATCTGGAGTTTTATCAAAAAATTTAAATCTTGGAGGAGTAGCAGACTCTATACTTTCAGGAATTACAAATGGAGGTAGACTTGGGAGTTTGATCAAAGGTTCGGATATCAATCATGATGGTTATGATGATGCAATTCTTGCATCACCATGGAACGATGATGTTTTTATATTCTATAGCCAAGGTTCAAATGGTATACCGACACAAGACACAAGTACAGCGAATCTCACATATAAACCTACTGCAAATGATAATTTTGGAACCTATCTTAGTTTTGGAGATTTGAATGGAGATGGATTTATTGACCTTGCGGTTGGAGCGGGTACTTATTCATCTAACTTAGGTAGAATTTATCTATACATCTCAAACTTTGGAACCCTACCAAACCAACCACAACAGTATCTAATTCCAAATGCTAACGAACCTTCTCCAGGGTGTGGAAATCTAGGCGGATGTCGATTTGGAACCTCTTTCGTAATGGACTATTTTAATTCGGATCAGTGTATTGATATCGCGGTTGGTGGTCCAGGTTTTAATAACAACCAAGGGATTGTCTTTGTTTATCATTCTACATGTGATCCTCTTAATCCTTACCCAAATCCCCCTGTAGCCACACTTCTTGGCCAACCGACAACATCTTGTAGCGGAAATAGTTGTCAATTTGGCGGGAACATTGCATCAGGAGATATAAATGGTGATGGATTGGTTGACTTAATGGTCGGAGCAACAGGTGCCAGTTTAGGGATTGGTGATGTTAATGTAATTTTAAATAACTCTAATATTGGAATTCGTAATTTGAATTTGAGCAGTTCCGAATTTGCTGATAGTTTGTTCTCAGGATTTGCCACGGGAAGCAATTTTTCACAAGGACTTAGATTCCAAGACACAAATGCTGATGGACTGCAAGACATTGTCATCTCAGAACCGACTACCACCAATTTAGTTTATACGTTCCATAGCATAAGAGGTAGCTTACCGGCAAATCAAAATTTAAACAATTCTTTAGTGACAAGTCAAACAATCACTCCCCCACCAGCAAACGGTTTTGGCAATTCCATTGCGATTTGGAAAACAAAGGCCAAAGATTATATGTTGGCCTTTTCCTACCGAGTCAAACGATACTTAGGGTTCATTTAA
- a CDS encoding VOC family protein encodes MKLKRILFLFFLVVTMVINCNDSNEVNPKSNIQIGKEGGNQVNPIITIVEIPMTNVKKAITFYEKIFSIQIEEMEMGDSVLGVFPTVSNGPSIVLTKGKDYQPKSEGVLVYLNAGEDLTPVLNLVEPSGGKILLKKTEISPEMGYYALFLDIEGNRIGLHSSK; translated from the coding sequence ATGAAATTAAAGAGAATTTTGTTTTTATTTTTTTTAGTAGTAACGATGGTTATCAATTGTAATGATTCAAATGAAGTGAATCCGAAATCAAATATCCAAATTGGAAAAGAAGGTGGAAATCAAGTGAATCCTATTATTACAATTGTAGAAATTCCAATGACAAATGTGAAAAAGGCAATAACCTTTTATGAAAAAATTTTTTCGATTCAAATTGAAGAAATGGAAATGGGAGATTCTGTATTAGGAGTTTTTCCTACAGTTTCAAATGGTCCAAGCATTGTTTTGACAAAAGGAAAAGACTATCAACCTAAATCCGAAGGTGTATTGGTTTATTTAAACGCAGGTGAGGATTTAACACCTGTTCTTAATTTGGTTGAACCAAGTGGCGGAAAAATTTTATTAAAAAAGACAGAAATCAGTCCAGAAATGGGGTATTATGCTTTATTTCTCGACATTGAAGGGAATCGGATCGGCTTACATTCCTCAAAATAA
- a CDS encoding DUF6597 domain-containing transcriptional factor: MEYYTYLPHKDLRSFVKCYWTLKVPKSSTPLKQKIVPDGCIELAFLFGDSIKRYTNYSDFVFQPKAMVIGQITKPFEIEPTGIVDSFAVRFYPYGFSMIHSVPMEQLANTETDISILFGNKVGEKLYLELSNANDTKERIRIIELFLFSQLKNESNQKRVVEKTWETLFKEKGSKSVLSIWNHDPKKIREMERKFLKQVGISPKQLGKMIRLQTAIELMLSGEEKSLTQIAYESDYYDQSHFIKDFQKFTGESPKQFLQNQNFQLSNIFYQKD, translated from the coding sequence ATGGAATACTATACCTATTTGCCTCACAAAGATTTGCGATCCTTTGTAAAGTGTTATTGGACTTTAAAGGTTCCGAAATCAAGTACTCCTTTAAAACAAAAAATAGTTCCAGATGGGTGTATCGAATTAGCATTTTTGTTTGGTGATAGTATCAAACGTTATACAAATTATTCTGATTTTGTTTTCCAACCCAAAGCAATGGTCATTGGCCAAATTACAAAACCATTTGAAATTGAACCAACAGGTATTGTTGATAGTTTTGCAGTTCGTTTTTATCCCTATGGATTTTCTATGATCCATTCAGTTCCGATGGAACAATTGGCAAATACCGAAACAGACATTTCAATTTTATTCGGAAATAAAGTTGGAGAGAAATTGTATTTGGAACTTTCAAATGCTAATGATACTAAAGAAAGGATCCGAATTATCGAATTATTTTTGTTTTCACAGCTAAAAAATGAATCAAACCAAAAGAGAGTAGTTGAAAAAACTTGGGAAACTCTATTTAAAGAAAAGGGATCGAAATCAGTATTATCAATTTGGAATCATGACCCCAAAAAAATCCGTGAAATGGAACGAAAATTTTTAAAACAAGTAGGTATTTCACCGAAACAATTAGGGAAAATGATTCGGTTGCAAACTGCGATTGAATTAATGTTAAGTGGTGAAGAAAAATCACTCACACAGATTGCCTATGAATCTGATTATTATGACCAGTCACACTTTATTAAAGATTTTCAGAAATTCACCGGAGAAAGTCCAAAACAATTTTTACAGAATCAAAATTTTCAATTATCTAATATTTTTTACCAAAAAGATTGA